TCAATGACCATACATGCACTTCCTTTGCTCCATGATTCTTTCTTATTTTCATGGAATGGTCATTAGATGCCTCCTGTTCAATGTTGCTACAGTGGGTTATATATAGCCACTGTTTGTCTGAAGTGAACAGTCAGCAATTCTTGAAAGAAAAAGCTTAGATGCATGTGCTGCTGTTGTTGATCAAAGTATCACATACGCATCCAGATGACAAGTACGTCACAGTTGTGAGATGGATTGGTTTTGCAGTGCTGTTCCTCTTTATTCCTTGCGGCACTATTCTATTTCTAACCTCTTCCCATGTGTAACGAAACGGCTAACGACAAACAAATCATCATGGTGAAAAATCATTGAGATGCAAGGAATCAGAGACTATTTTCTTGAACTGTAAAGGCTGCaccgtttcaaaaaaaaaactgtaAAGGCTGCAGACCTGAATACCTGATATGATAACCATTTTAGAGTCTGGTTGGGCACAGGCGTGATGCCCAGAGAACATTTTCAGCTTCCAGTCTGCAGATACTTTATAGCTATCTAGCCGTAGTTTGCTGTGAAAACTCGGCAGTATTGCACTATTGATCTCAGTGATACGAAACCAGTTCCTGATGAATAAAAGTCAGTACTACTTGATGTCATATTCAGGGACTGAATTCTGAATGTTTTCAACTTTCAAGGGTTGTGATTAGGCAATAACAAGTTACTTGCCTTCCGATAATAATCTTTAAACACTAGTACACTACAGGAGGTGCCCTTGTATTTGTACATGGCGAACTCCAGTGGATTTTCTTGGGAGATAAGGCGCGGCTGAAGTAGAGTGTGTGTGCCCCTTGTGCTCCTGAAAGTGGCATCCGAACTGTTTCACCAGCATGCATCAACGCATGGCTCTTCACATCGCACTGCGGAAAGGGCCATGTACTGAACCATCCCTTCCACAAGCACCGCTGCATGATTGTGATTCGGTGAAGCAGGAGTGCAGGGCATTGCGTTGCTTTGCGTGAAAGGCAGCACCAACAAGCCCCAAACCACCCCCTTTGTCGCAATTTCGAAAGCGCATTTCACGTTTCATCCTTGTCAGCCACAGTCAACTTATCCATCAGAATTCAGATCTGTATGGTGGATTCTTTCCCCTGCAGCTCCCCTAGCCTCCTGCACAATTCCATGGGCTGCATCCATCTCAACATCAAAAGGAGTAGATAGACGCACTTAAATTTGTAAAGGCTAGCTACACCCCCCTTGATGAGTTGCTAGTTTCCTACTACCTCTAGACAAGATGTCACAAACTCTGATGATCATGCATCTTCAGACATCTCATCCGGCAGCAACACCTGTGGCATGGAGGCATGGACAAGTCCTTGTTTTGTGGCTGCCCTTTTGTTTGGGACTACCAGCTAGGGTCGTAGGACCTTCCTAGGCTTCAATTATGACACTTAAACTATCCCTGAACTGGGTCTAATCACCACTTCCACTGATCCTGCTACAACATCAGAGTACTGTTATGGTGGTTATGGTGACAAGGCAACCACCTCCATGGAGCATCTGCAAATCATTTCTGCACTGCATGGAGATGGCTTGGAGCTTCTGCTGCACCTGTGCTGTGGTCCTCTTGTCATGTATGCCACTCACCACCCAAAGTGTattgttgtatatatgcatgtatATTTGTATACATATATGCTAGCTGCCGATCACCACATTGTTTTGGCAATCTGCCGTGCTTGTCGTACATGTAGCTACCGCCGCGCGCTGCTGCGACTATCCTATCCGGCTGAAAGGGACGGCCGGGGCAAAGTGCAGCGAGCAACGCCGCCGGCCGGGGCGCGAGACATGTCCATGCGCAGTGGCCTCGGCGTGATGGATGCACCAGGCCGGGCGGCCAGCAGCAAGGGCGGGGCCGTGGCTGATGTGAGGTTGCTGAGAAGCATCGGCAAaaacgccgtcgccgccggcccccaCCACCGCCGGCCTAGCTAGGCTTGTCGCCGTCCCCCGGAATAACAATCACGGTGGTCCGTAGCCGTCACCGGCAAACTAGCTAGTCGTCTTCCGCCGCTCCATCGAGCTCGCTCCCGCTCGTGAGCACGTCGTATTCGATCGTGTCACACACTAATCAAGTGAGAAAACACTCATCATTACCCATCGGAAGGTGTATCTCAGGGGGGATAAAAAAAGGTTATCTCTGCAGGGACAGGATCAGAGGAAACTGTTCAAATGACACAAGCAAGTTTGGGACATTGGTTGATGCATGCGAGACTTCTGAAAAAGGGGGAAAATTGTTGGGTGAATGTGAAAGCAGGAAAAGAAAATCACTGTCAAGATTGCTAGAGGCCGGGTGCAGATTGTCCTACAAGGTGTAGTCATTGTCAGGCCAGGTATGCGTGATGGTAGCACAACCACATGATTGCGTACTTGCCAGGTTGATACCTGGGGttagatttggggatttttCTCCGGCTCGATCCATCTCTTACAGCTAGTCAGGTGCCCTGGTCCAAGTGCAAGTGCTGATGAGGTGTACGTGTAAGATGTCACTGTTTTAGGTGAGCTTTGCTGGACCTGGGTCACATCTCCGTCCTCTTGGTCCCTGTTCTATACCCTGACGTGGCTGAGTAACCTGCAGACATTATTGGGATACCGTTTGCCAACCTGAAATGGCACTCCGTGCGTCTTAATTGTCAGCAAAATTTAGTAGGCTCACTGAGGAGGAACTATCAGGAGTACTGAAGGTACAGTGACAGCGTAAGTATCCACAGAAAAAGTGGGCAAGTTTTTATCAGAAAGTGATGGCCTTTAATCGTCCTGATCAGGGATAGGGTAAACCTTCACTTGTCAATGAGCAGGTTTTTTACATGTAGTTAGCCAGCCTTTTCTGCTTCAACTAGTTTTACTGAAAATGAAGCAAAACTAAAACATATCTCCACATTTCCCTTCTTAGAAAGGTGACAAGAAGGTGCACATGATTGGTTCTGATCATAGAATCCTACTAGTCCCTAGGGCCTAGGTTATGCGCTCATAGATGCTAGTACAGGGACTTAGCTTGCTCTACATGCTTTTTCCATGTCTTTCCATGATACTTTCTATTCCGTGCTACTGCACCTATGTGTCTCGTGTTCAAATAGGCCGTGTTTAGGTCACACCAACTTGAGCTAGAACCTTAGCACTTGCTGTTGAACCGAAAAGATTTAACCTACTACAGCCAGGTCCAGTCACAACGTTAGCTGTCCTGAATAGTGAGCCGACTTGATGCCTTATGGTTGCCTTCACCAATTCATGTTCTTATCTGCTTGTCTGAAATGCATGGAAAACCTCaactgcttaagtgttattctggACATGAACAGCTTCAGAAATGAAAGCTAAGACATATACTAGCTCGAGCTGTAAAAATATCTGCAGCGGTACTGCGAGTGCAAACCCGTAAAAATTGGTACTTCCCTGTGAAACCTGAATTTTTCAAACGATGGCACAATCGCATTATTTTTGTTTCCTGCCGCCGAACACGAAATATGTACAGATACAAAACAACTAATTGAACTCAAACTACATGAAACGGCATAGTTACCAACAACAAGGGAAACAGAAATTCTTTCGGACGACAGGCTTCTATTTGCTCTACTTGCCTACGGAAAATTCAGCCGGAATTTAGTTTGAATGATACAAACTCACAACAGCTCATTCGCTCCAAGTTCGAGCAACGACTTTTGGTGTGCTCCAGCATGACGACATTCAACACCACATTCCTAGAGTGTTGCTGATGTTCAGATTCAGGCATGAAGCTCCATCCATCTAGATAATAATCTTCTTGCCCGAAGGACTCACAGCGAACCCGCACTCTTCGCTGAGGTTGCCAGCCTTAATGCACTCACATTGTGGCACTTGTATGTCCTCAGCCTTCACTGCACGAGCAACCTAGCACAGAGGCAAGAGAGGCATGAGGTGGTAGACAACTGCTAGGttataataaaataaaatagagAGTGCCTTTCTAATAAAAAAAGGTGCAAGACAGATATGATCAGAAGTACAATACAGCGCATCTGAAAGAAGGGAAGAATAGAGCATCTACATACATATCTGCCGGACTTCTTGTTCTTGTAAATGACAAGGATGTCCTTAGCTTGAAGGCTATGCCTCTTAACAAATTCACCTGACAATAGGATAAGCAATTCATCAACATCTGTACAGAATTAGTTTATTTGCTTTTAATATCTGATCAATATACCAGTAGTTTCCAAGATATACATTCTGCTCTTATTATTAGGCCAGTACCTGAAAGAAATATATTGCATCAGTATGATAATATTCATTGGCCATGATAAAATTCATTTGCCGGCAACAGGCAGATATATAAATTCTCAAAGCTGATACTACTATGTAAACGTTTTCCTTTTTGGTGTCTGGAGGAATTACAGGCAAGTTTTCACCCTAAATTGTTGATCATCAGAAACTCTGAACGAGGAATTGTTGTAGAGTACGATGAAGATATATACCTATACTTAAACTTCCATACAGCTGGGAGTTCAAAATCGTCCATTTCCAGTATCAAGCCATCCTTATCTTCCAAGATTGGAAGGTTAGGCTCTGCATCCTTCTACAAAATTCAGAAAACACTGAAATTGCAAAGCAGCCTTGCGGTTCGTAGTTAAGGTAACATTATAGCATAGTGTATAGTAGAGCTCAACTAAGAGGATACACAAGTACTTGCCTTTGGCAGCACAATTCTTCCAATGTTTCCAACATCACTGTTTGTCAAGTCCTTGCGCAAGATGATACGGTAGTCTTGACAGTTGATCTTTTGTAACAGATTTGCAAAAGAGGGGCAAAAAATCAGACTTAGTTCAGGGGCAAGGCGCAGTACAAATGAATATTGTGCAAGTGGTTCAGCTATGGATCTGGGAATTTTAGTATAACCTTCTTCATTTTAGCTACCTAAAATCACTGTTTTTTGTTTCCCACTCCTTGACCACCTGCAGGTTTGAGTTGTTTACACAATAAAAAAAAACTAAAGGTAGAATTGACTGGTCAAAATTTGTGAATTCATTTCTCCTCGTCTTAGAAAGAAGATTATACAAAAATGATTTTTTTATTCTTAAACAATGAAGGAGCAAAATGATTTTCTTGGGGTGGGGTTAAATAATGCATACAGTTATAGTATCAACAAAGCATATATGCATCAGCATGGCAACATACCGTTTTACTCATCGCATTAATAATATGTCCATTGCCCTGCTTTAGGTCTTCCATCTCTGCAACCGGGGTGGGATCCGGTTCCTCACTGTGGTCGCTCTCGATATCTCCACTTCCATAGACCGTTGAAGTATCCTAGAGAATTGTGATACCATAACTCCTCATATGAACTGGAATTTTTTTACTAAACTCCGAAAGAGTCCAAATTTACCTCTAAATTATTGGGTTCCTCGAAGATTTGAGTGGAGGTATAGTTGGTTGATTTTGGGGACATCAGTTGAAAAGGGGACGTAGGTACCACTGTTGCAGGCATTGTAAAGCTGCTAGCTGCAAAACCTGCACCTGTGCACCACCAAATGCTAAGAAGTAATTAAATAATACATGAGTGGCCATTTCTCCTTTTGTTTCAAAACATGCAGATAATCCTTGATCAGAAACACCCAGCCCCACCACGCAACTAACACAAACTCATGCAGATAATCCTTTCTTAAGTGCCAAATGGACCTTCAAAAAAAAGTGCCAAATGTACATGCATACATATACCTGAATCCTTTTCATGGTTGTTGTGAAAGGAAGGAGTTTGAAGCATCATATTCATCGTTGCAGGACCATAAGCAGTGTTGTAAGGGTTCCGTGGCATGTAAGTAGTAGTCCATGTATGTGTATTGTACGAGGAAAAGTTTTGATGGAATCCATTGCTGTTGATACTGCTGCTGCCACTGCCGAAAGTAGTGGCATGAGCCAAAGACATGAGTGCATTGTTGTGCGTTCCCCAGTCTGCAAAACCTCTTGTATACTGTGATGATGCCGTGTTGCCATATGGAGAATAATCCTGGTAGCGtcctggaaatatgggagcaaaGCTTAGATCTTGGCATAGTGTAAATGAAGTGGAGAGTATGAAGCAACATGCAACACAAAAGCTATAAAGAATAACGGTATCATAGCAAAGATGATGGATAACTTGTTTTCCTGCAGGAAAATGCTAATCATTTAACCATTTAGTAGTGCACGGTCACTACATGCATATGCCTTCTTGAAATGGTAACTTATTCTCATATTATTTTTTTTTCGAGAATACGCAGGAGACCTGCGTATCATTacattaaaaagaaaatagaatAGAGTTTCTTACAACGCGGACCGAAAAAGACGTACGCACACCTCAACAATCAAGTAAAGGACTATACTATACGGCACTACAAAACAACCAAGATAAGCCTAGGACCGCAGTCTAACTAGGAGCAGCGCTACTCAACGACGATTGACAAGGCCAACCGATTATTCTCATATTATGATGGCATATGTAAAGACACTGAATTCTACTCGATTTGTCATTGATCTCCTTCACCTCCAGAAAATGGAAATGAGATCCTTGTGCAGTAATGAACACAGCTTGTTTATCAAAGCCAGAAGCTAATCATGTATAACCACAGCAGACGCCGTAGCAAAATCGGCGAAGGAGAACCGTACGTGGCAGAACCTGATCCGACATTTAGGGAATGTAGCGCAATTCAACGTACAGATCCGAGCGCGCATCAAAACCCTAAGAACAACCTCGGAGAAACCCTAAATGGCAAGATCACAGAGACTCAAATTCGGAATTCAGCGAGCGCGCTGGCGGCACTGACCGGTGGGCGGCTGGGACTGCGCGCGGTGCGGCTCTGGTGGTCGCGCgaacggctgcggcggcggcgcggcgatcTGGGGGGAGTACGAGGGCCGTGGCACGGGTACGTGAACCGGCATTGCCATCGGCGGCTCCGGGATCAGGCCGGCGGGGTACTGGTGCACGTTCGCGGCGCCCGGCGCGGTCCTGTGCACGGACGCCACGAACGCCTGGTACTGCTCATGCGAGATAGCCCTGCCGAGGTCGCCatggcctgcgccggcggcgccggccgacGAGCCCTTGGCGTTGGCCATGCGGAGCAGCGACGTCTGTGTATGGCTTGGAAGTGAATGACGCAGGAAGGATGGCCGGGCGAGGTGGTGATTGCCGCGGCTGTGGCCTTGAACAGGTCAGGGCACTGCTTGATTTATTTCGGGCTTTGGGGAATTTTTTTTTAGACAGGACGGGCTACAATATCTGCGCATTTTCATTTTTATATTAAAGAAAAAGGAAATACAAAGGGTAGAATATCTCTGAGAAAGAAGCCGACCGGCACCGCCAAACAAAGCCTATAAATGGAATGGAAGCCGAGAAAGATAGCATTCATTAAGAGTGCTGGTGAAGAATGATACTACATCTATCCTAGTTTAGATGAGGGGTTTTGTGACAGCCCTCTGTTGAGAGTGTATCATAATTAATGGCCGTGGAAAACCCATGAGTCACGATCACTGCCAATATTTTAACCAGACTTCTAGTTCGGCAAATTGGACAGGGAGAACTGGGTGTTTTGCTTTTACTCTTGTTGCCGCAGATATACAATTACAAATCACAGATACGGACACCACCAATCCTGAAACACTTGGAGCAGGTGTACATGGAGAGTTTGCATGCAACAGGTACATAATCGCAATGTCCTCAAAGTGCTACATGTAacaacagtttgtaatgtacacAAGTTTATTGATATTGCTTTATTGCACCATGGTAGCACATCCACTAAAAGCAACATAGGGTGATTATGGATTTGTTTAGAAGCCATGCAGCACTCGAAATGTTTCTCACCCATGAGATGATGGGGGTGGCATTGGATAGGGCATTGGAGCAATGTTTACTGGGGCTCCAGGTACTACGGCTCCTGGAACCGGGGCATGCATGGCATAGGCCATATGAGGTGGAGCTGGAACAGGAAGAGTAACAGGAGTCCCCACTGCTGAGACAAGGGGGCCACCAACTGGCTGTCCGATTGTGGTACCATAGGCATCGACACCTGGAGGTGTATTTGCTGGCTGTGGAGATTGCTTAGAGGGCTTGCCACGATTTGCAGCCTGCCCATTTGTTTGTCCTGTGATTGGCCCCTGAGCAGCTGATGCATCCCCGTTGTTCACACTAGTGATATCATGTATACTTGATCGCCGCCTCTCTCTATTCATCGAGTTTAGACGGATGAAATACTTCTGTGCATGACTAGCTACTTGAGTCGGCGTCCTTGAGATCACAAAGTTCCGAGAGATGCTCCGCCAGTCACCTTTGCCATACTTTTCAAGTCCAAGAAGGAACAATCTGCAAAACCAAAATCAATTTAAAGAGCAATCAGTAGCAAGAAAAGTAAAACCTGGATGAAGGAAGCTTTGGGGAATAAGTTCCTCCTACACTTAATATCCAGAAAGAAAAAG
The sequence above is drawn from the Panicum hallii strain FIL2 chromosome 7, PHallii_v3.1, whole genome shotgun sequence genome and encodes:
- the LOC112900913 gene encoding putative B3 domain-containing protein Os04g0676650, with translation MANAKGSSAGAAGAGHGDLGRAISHEQYQAFVASVHRTAPGAANVHQYPAGLIPEPPMAMPVHVPVPRPSYSPQIAAPPPQPFARPPEPHRAQSQPPTGRYQDYSPYGNTASSQYTRGFADWGTHNNALMSLAHATTFGSGSSSINSNGFHQNFSSYNTHTWTTTYMPRNPYNTAYGPATMNMMLQTPSFHNNHEKDSGAGFAASSFTMPATVVPTSPFQLMSPKSTNYTSTQIFEEPNNLEDTSTVYGSGDIESDHSEEPDPTPVAEMEDLKQGNGHIINAMSKTINCQDYRIILRKDLTNSDVGNIGRIVLPKKDAEPNLPILEDKDGLILEMDDFELPAVWKFKYRYWPNNKSRMYILETTGEFVKRHSLQAKDILVIYKNKKSGRYVARAVKAEDIQVPQCECIKAGNLSEECGFAVSPSGKKIII
- the LOC112899288 gene encoding transcription factor SRM1; the encoded protein is MAVAEASSSGGGGEEGYGAWTREQEKAFENAIATMAEEADGDARWEKIAEAVEGKTADEVRRHYELLVEDVEGIDAGRVPLPTYAADGGAEEGGGGGGGGGGGKKGSGGGGSHGEKGSAKSAEQERRKGIAWTEDEHRLFLLGLEKYGKGDWRSISRNFVISRTPTQVASHAQKYFIRLNSMNRERRRSSIHDITSVNNGDASAAQGPITGQTNGQAANRGKPSKQSPQPANTPPGVDAYGTTIGQPVGGPLVSAVGTPVTLPVPAPPHMAYAMHAPVPGAVVPGAPVNIAPMPYPMPPPSSHG